One Candidatus Babeliales bacterium DNA segment encodes these proteins:
- a CDS encoding HIT domain-containing protein: protein MKRLYAPWRDGYTKTQNNSTPSCPFCVQLQDNNNEKNFILKRFEHTYILLNLYPYNAGHILVLPLEHEADLSKLSKETRIELMEISNASLAVLKNILNPEGFNIGFNIGKFAGGSVPTHLHQHIIPRWSGDTGFLSAICDTRAISVDLKKIYLQLLPAFTAMTL from the coding sequence ATGAAACGATTATATGCACCATGGCGAGATGGCTATACAAAAACACAAAACAATTCAACACCTTCGTGCCCTTTTTGTGTGCAACTTCAAGATAATAACAACGAAAAAAATTTTATTTTAAAACGATTTGAACATACCTACATATTACTCAATTTATACCCCTATAATGCAGGGCACATACTGGTCCTGCCATTGGAACATGAAGCGGACCTGAGCAAATTATCAAAAGAGACTCGTATTGAGTTAATGGAAATATCAAATGCAAGCCTTGCCGTTCTTAAAAATATACTTAACCCTGAAGGGTTTAATATTGGGTTTAATATCGGAAAGTTTGCTGGTGGCAGTGTGCCCACACATCTGCATCAACATATTATTCCCCGCTGGTCAGGGGACACCGGATTTTTATCCGCTATCTGCGACACACGCGCAATATCTGTGGATTTGAAAAAAATATATTTGCAACTACTGCCTGCATTTACCGCAATGACTTTATAA
- a CDS encoding LemA family protein codes for MDTTILLLVIAGIIAIIGLWAISTYNGLARLYVLTEEAWSSIDIQLKRRYDLIPNLVAVVKQYSIHEQSVLENITKFRAQSMNATGPEGKVAAEGQLAGALKTLFAVTENYPQLHANTNFLALQKDLGAIEHEIQLSRRYYNGTIRNYNGAIIVFPASLIAGMTGMHKKPYFELDNSEERQNVKIQF; via the coding sequence TAGCTATTATTGGCCTTTGGGCAATATCTACCTACAACGGACTCGCACGGCTTTATGTATTAACCGAAGAAGCGTGGAGTAGCATCGACATACAGCTGAAGCGTCGTTACGATTTAATCCCCAATTTGGTTGCAGTAGTCAAACAATACAGCATCCACGAACAATCGGTATTGGAAAACATTACTAAATTCCGTGCACAATCAATGAATGCTACCGGACCAGAAGGTAAAGTTGCAGCAGAAGGACAACTCGCTGGCGCTCTTAAAACGCTCTTTGCGGTTACAGAAAACTATCCACAGCTCCATGCTAACACCAATTTTCTTGCCCTACAAAAAGATCTTGGTGCGATTGAACATGAAATACAACTATCGCGCCGCTATTACAATGGCACCATTCGCAACTATAACGGTGCTATTATTGTATTCCCCGCATCACTGATTGCAGGTATGACAGGAATGCATAAAAAACCATATTTTGAGCTCGATAATTCAGAAGAACGACAAAACGTAAAAATACAGTTTTAA
- a CDS encoding DUF2207 domain-containing protein: protein MSIKHLFIFLISFCSVYSYGQHEQILSFHADITINPNATIDVVETISVWSTGNQIKRGITREFPTRYKDLFGNNVIITFTLKSVYKEGQPIAYALNNKYNGIIIDCGDETFIKKGQHTYTISYNVNRQIGFYQDYDELAWNLIGHNSDLPVAHASARINFPPNISLNDVETDGFTGQMGSKEKYFSVEKETHSALFTITTPLGPSQGCTIVAVWPKGLIDAPTWQTLWWYFFADNLFLLWALIGWVLLCFFAIRQWLKIRRLQQQEVIIPLFYPPDNISAGAARYIMKKNLDAKGFSAEIVDLAVHGLLTIEYTATDSYMLIKNTDTSNNHQHKLLCSLFPKKNRLHVKTQNSIVQASISKLEDTFKQRFSALFSYDASFVIHTGIAAAIGISVPLFMQFHMLLPYALPLILCIVFVLFHFLHKAATLYSPAGRKTNAELLGFKMFLETTEGERIKIIGTPPTKTPELYEQYLPYAIAFGVEKAWSKQFAPLFTKLEQECTPYRPIWCYNRSLDHFNTQAFVSTFSSSFNSAISASINPPGSKSSFGGRGSSGGGGGFSGSGGGGGRVGGR from the coding sequence ATGAGCATCAAACATTTATTTATTTTTTTAATATCATTCTGCTCTGTGTACAGTTACGGCCAACACGAGCAGATTTTATCATTTCATGCTGATATCACTATTAATCCGAACGCAACTATTGATGTAGTGGAAACCATCTCGGTATGGAGCACTGGTAACCAGATTAAACGAGGGATTACCCGAGAGTTTCCAACCCGCTACAAGGATCTATTTGGCAACAACGTCATCATCACTTTTACACTCAAAAGTGTGTATAAAGAGGGGCAACCGATTGCCTACGCGCTAAACAACAAATACAACGGTATCATTATCGACTGTGGCGATGAGACATTCATAAAAAAAGGTCAACATACTTACACCATCAGTTATAACGTAAATAGACAAATCGGTTTCTACCAAGACTATGATGAACTTGCTTGGAATTTAATTGGTCACAATTCTGATCTCCCCGTTGCTCACGCAAGTGCTCGCATCAATTTCCCCCCAAATATTTCTCTCAATGATGTAGAAACTGATGGTTTTACTGGCCAAATGGGATCAAAAGAAAAATATTTCAGTGTAGAAAAAGAAACACATTCTGCACTATTTACCATCACCACACCATTGGGTCCATCACAAGGATGCACTATTGTTGCAGTATGGCCAAAAGGGCTTATCGATGCTCCCACCTGGCAAACGCTCTGGTGGTATTTTTTTGCGGATAATCTCTTTTTATTATGGGCGCTGATCGGATGGGTACTGCTCTGCTTTTTCGCAATACGTCAATGGTTAAAAATTCGTCGACTACAACAACAAGAAGTGATAATCCCTTTGTTTTACCCACCGGATAACATCTCTGCTGGTGCTGCACGATATATCATGAAGAAAAATTTAGACGCAAAAGGCTTTTCTGCTGAAATTGTCGACCTGGCAGTGCATGGACTTTTAACCATTGAATATACTGCAACTGACAGTTACATGCTTATTAAAAATACAGACACTTCCAACAACCATCAACACAAGCTCCTCTGCTCACTATTTCCTAAAAAAAATCGTTTGCATGTAAAAACACAAAACAGCATCGTTCAAGCTAGTATTAGCAAATTGGAAGATACCTTTAAGCAACGCTTCAGTGCTTTATTTAGCTATGATGCATCTTTTGTTATACACACTGGTATCGCTGCTGCAATCGGCATATCCGTGCCATTATTCATGCAATTTCATATGCTCCTCCCGTATGCTCTGCCGCTCATACTATGTATAGTATTTGTTCTTTTTCACTTTTTACATAAAGCGGCAACGCTCTACTCCCCTGCGGGTAGAAAAACGAATGCCGAACTTCTGGGATTTAAGATGTTTTTAGAAACTACCGAAGGGGAACGGATAAAAATAATTGGCACGCCACCGACTAAAACGCCAGAACTATATGAACAGTATCTTCCCTATGCAATTGCGTTTGGCGTTGAAAAAGCATGGTCAAAACAATTTGCACCATTATTTACAAAACTAGAACAAGAATGCACTCCATATAGACCAATCTGGTGCTATAACAGATCTCTCGATCATTTTAATACACAAGCATTTGTATCCACATTCAGTAGCTCATTTAACTCTGCAATTTCCGCATCGATAAACCCGCCGGGATCAAAATCAAGTTTTGGTGGCAGAGGCTCTTCTGGTGGAGGCGGGGGCTTTTCTGGCAGTGGCGGAGGTGGAGGCAGAGTGGGTGGCCGATAA
- the alaS gene encoding alanine--tRNA ligase — MNSTEIRRRFFDFFVKNGHEKVASSSLIPAQDPTLLFANAGMNQFKDLFLGLEKRSYSRAVSIQKCVRAGGKHNDLDNVGFTKRHLTFFEMMGNFSFGDYFKIEAIQFAWDFLTKELGLPVDNLHVSVYLHDQESYDIWNNMMGVPTEKIHKLGAEENFWQMGDTGPCGPCTEIHVDRGPGFGCEQQCSPACDCDRFLEVWNVVFMQFERQPNGTDKPLTQTGVDTGMGLERICSVMQDKDSVFETDLFANILKKIEELTGVIYEKQTAQTKAAFHVLADHIRSSSFLIADGCAPSNEGRGYVLRKIIRRAALFAQKLSDKNIFPELSLVVVEDMRDIYPELKANATHIYKLLSSEIEKFSANLTRGRAILEQYFIQNQDTKIINGEQTFKLYDTFGFPIELIHVMAREHDFTVDTDAFEVQMQKQKEQSGKKTTDELDHIEFDTPISSQFTGYQELETESTIIGLVHNNESVIEVPAGETCWVIAEQSPFFIVGGGQVPDNGWLKFNNLQAELLHVKFIGKAIAVQIQTPTALTVGMPVTSIVNKQLRVTAMKNHTATHMLQSALIEILGKQIKQSGSLVHPDYLRFDFTYHENLSPEQIEQVENRVNEKIMENIPVTIEYNTMKEATKRGALAFFGDKYNPEQVRIVGIDDYSVELCGGTHVPATGVIGAFKITDVTALSAGHRRIFAVTGPKALELFQQSFSTVKTLSQEFKIKREHVLDAVEKQQEHIKSLESNIKQLRKQNLKTQLPVWLQSSETINDIPFLFLHLNDVSAEELREIAGQLTTAQPGFYFLISANAATSSFIASLSAKLADAVDMQKFGSWLKEAHGLRGGGSKSMIQGGGGSYDPILKTTMIEWMKKQ, encoded by the coding sequence ATGAATTCAACTGAAATTCGCCGTCGTTTTTTTGATTTTTTTGTGAAAAATGGTCATGAAAAAGTAGCCAGCTCATCATTAATTCCTGCCCAAGACCCTACTTTGTTATTCGCCAACGCAGGCATGAATCAGTTTAAAGATCTTTTTTTAGGCCTTGAAAAACGAAGTTACTCTCGCGCAGTAAGCATACAAAAATGTGTACGAGCAGGTGGAAAACATAATGATCTTGATAACGTAGGCTTTACCAAGCGACACCTTACTTTCTTTGAGATGATGGGGAATTTTTCATTTGGAGACTACTTTAAAATAGAGGCTATTCAGTTTGCGTGGGATTTTTTAACAAAAGAATTGGGCCTCCCGGTTGATAACCTTCACGTCTCTGTATATCTACATGATCAAGAATCGTACGATATTTGGAACAACATGATGGGTGTACCAACAGAAAAAATTCACAAACTAGGAGCAGAAGAAAACTTCTGGCAAATGGGAGACACTGGCCCTTGCGGCCCGTGCACTGAAATCCATGTCGATCGTGGACCAGGCTTTGGATGCGAGCAACAATGCAGTCCAGCATGTGATTGCGATCGTTTTTTGGAAGTGTGGAACGTTGTCTTCATGCAATTTGAACGTCAACCAAACGGTACCGACAAACCACTTACACAAACAGGGGTTGATACCGGTATGGGCCTTGAACGTATCTGCTCAGTGATGCAAGACAAAGACTCGGTGTTTGAAACCGATTTATTTGCTAACATCTTGAAAAAAATAGAAGAATTAACCGGCGTTATATACGAAAAGCAAACTGCTCAGACAAAAGCCGCTTTTCATGTTCTTGCTGATCATATTCGCTCCTCATCATTCTTGATTGCTGATGGATGCGCCCCTTCAAATGAAGGACGTGGCTATGTACTACGCAAAATTATTCGCCGTGCCGCTTTATTTGCTCAAAAACTTTCCGATAAAAATATCTTCCCAGAATTATCGCTCGTGGTTGTTGAAGACATGCGCGACATTTATCCTGAACTTAAAGCAAATGCTACTCATATCTATAAGCTTCTGAGTAGTGAAATAGAAAAGTTCTCTGCTAACTTAACCCGCGGAAGAGCGATTTTAGAACAATACTTTATTCAAAACCAAGACACAAAAATTATCAATGGTGAGCAGACCTTTAAACTGTATGACACGTTTGGATTTCCGATTGAGCTGATTCATGTAATGGCCCGGGAGCACGATTTTACCGTAGACACTGATGCGTTTGAAGTGCAAATGCAAAAACAAAAGGAACAGTCTGGTAAAAAAACAACTGATGAACTTGACCATATCGAATTTGATACTCCTATCAGCAGTCAGTTCACGGGTTACCAAGAACTAGAGACAGAATCAACTATTATTGGATTAGTCCACAACAACGAATCGGTGATAGAAGTGCCAGCAGGAGAAACATGCTGGGTGATCGCTGAACAATCTCCATTCTTTATTGTTGGTGGTGGACAAGTACCTGATAATGGTTGGTTAAAATTCAATAATCTGCAAGCCGAACTGCTCCACGTAAAATTTATTGGCAAGGCAATAGCAGTACAGATACAAACACCGACAGCACTTACTGTTGGTATGCCAGTAACTTCAATCGTCAACAAGCAGCTTCGCGTAACGGCAATGAAAAATCATACTGCAACGCACATGCTTCAATCGGCGTTAATCGAAATTTTAGGAAAACAGATAAAGCAATCCGGTTCTCTAGTACATCCTGATTATTTACGATTCGACTTTACCTATCACGAAAATCTCAGCCCAGAACAAATCGAACAAGTCGAAAATCGTGTAAACGAAAAAATCATGGAAAATATTCCAGTAACTATCGAATATAACACGATGAAAGAAGCAACCAAGCGAGGCGCTCTTGCCTTCTTTGGCGATAAATACAATCCAGAACAAGTACGCATCGTTGGCATTGATGATTATTCAGTGGAACTATGCGGAGGAACGCACGTACCAGCTACGGGTGTTATTGGTGCATTTAAAATTACCGATGTTACCGCACTATCGGCAGGACATCGCCGTATTTTTGCAGTAACTGGTCCCAAAGCGCTTGAATTATTCCAACAAAGCTTTTCAACGGTAAAAACATTAAGCCAAGAATTTAAAATTAAGCGAGAACACGTGCTCGATGCTGTAGAAAAGCAACAAGAGCATATTAAATCACTGGAAAGCAACATCAAACAACTGAGGAAACAAAACCTTAAAACGCAGCTCCCTGTGTGGTTACAAAGTAGTGAAACCATCAATGATATTCCGTTCTTGTTTTTACACCTTAATGATGTAAGCGCTGAAGAGCTCAGAGAAATTGCTGGACAACTCACT